From the Athene noctua unplaced genomic scaffold, bAthNoc1.hap1.1 HAP1_HAP1_scaffold_307, whole genome shotgun sequence genome, one window contains:
- the LOC141955559 gene encoding uncharacterized protein LOC141955559 isoform X2, whose product MVTNTRVAADLRETQRRAEEAELKLQRWLQSAPAETHGLALCKPFSNKERSLLSGRNSSSPPWAHSHGGFQQPHLGRHLPTVHAPPAAPPVRRRVDGRVALELKAEGRRTGEDQTHIEEMCQREGTERLCPLPRTSSPSSLSASSPAPVPWRSWRRRSAGDPPSPPRMTTTLVPEEQRAPRRQQLGV is encoded by the exons atggtgacaaatacccgggtggccgctgacttgagggaaacacagaggagggcagaggaggcagagctgaagctgcagag atggctgcaatcagctcctgcagagacccacggccttgctctctgcaagccgttctccaacaaggAAAGGTCTTTACTGTCGGGCAGGAATTCTTCATCgccgccctgggcccacagccatggagggttccaacagcctcacctcggcagacatcttcccactgttcatgctcctcctgccgcccctcctgttcgtcggcgtgttgatggtcgagtggctctgg agctcaaggcagaagggagaagaacTGGAGAAGACCAAACCCACATTGAAGAAAtg tgccagcgtgaAGGAAccgagcgcctgtgcccgctacccCGGACATCGTCCCCGAGCTCCCTCTCAgcgagcagccctgccccggtgccatggCGGAGCTGGCGGCGCAGAAGTGCCGGGGACCCGCCCAGTCCCCCAAGGATGACAACAACGCTGGTTCCAgaggagcaacgggcaccccggagacagcagttgggggtgtag
- the LOC141955559 gene encoding uncharacterized protein LOC141955559 isoform X1, with product MVTNTRVAADLRETQRRAEEAELKLQRWLQSAPAETHGLALCKPFSNKERSLLSGRNSSSPPWAHSHGGFQQPHLGRHLPTVHAPPAAPPVRRRVDGRVALELKAEGRRTGEDQTHIEEMVGAGRDPRSCPRPSARALPAPGSPARPAGGAAVQQVHLPPLQCQREGTERLCPLPRTSSPSSLSASSPAPVPWRSWRRRSAGDPPSPPRMTTTLVPEEQRAPRRQQLGV from the exons atggtgacaaatacccgggtggccgctgacttgagggaaacacagaggagggcagaggaggcagagctgaagctgcagag atggctgcaatcagctcctgcagagacccacggccttgctctctgcaagccgttctccaacaaggAAAGGTCTTTACTGTCGGGCAGGAATTCTTCATCgccgccctgggcccacagccatggagggttccaacagcctcacctcggcagacatcttcccactgttcatgctcctcctgccgcccctcctgttcgtcggcgtgttgatggtcgagtggctctgg agctcaaggcagaagggagaagaacTGGAGAAGACCAAACCCACATTGAAGAAAtggtgggtgctggcagagaccccagatcctgccccagaccctcagcccgtgccctgcccgcgccgggcagccctgcccgtcccgccggaggggccgcggtgcagcaggttcacctccctcccctgcagtgccagcgtgaAGGAAccgagcgcctgtgcccgctacccCGGACATCGTCCCCGAGCTCCCTCTCAgcgagcagccctgccccggtgccatggCGGAGCTGGCGGCGCAGAAGTGCCGGGGACCCGCCCAGTCCCCCAAGGATGACAACAACGCTGGTTCCAgaggagcaacgggcaccccggagacagcagttgggggtgtag